The genomic interval CAACACCAGCCTTACCGACAGCCAACTGGACGCCGCCTGCGATGCGTTGCGTGCGTGCCAGGACCGGCAGATTGAAATGAAAAGGACCTTAGTCGCTATACTGCGTCAATGGTGGCAGCGGGCTCGCCAACGGGCGGCACTGCGCCGGCAACTGATGGAAATGGACGTTGCACTGATCGAAAAGGACATCGGCGTGCCGGCAGGCACTCTCGGTGAGGAAGCCTACAAACCTTTCTGGAAACACTGACTACGGAGACCGCTTATGACCACCCTCTACATCGCCAACAAGAACTATTCCTCGTGGTCCCTGCGGGCCTGGTTGTTAATGACCGAGTTGGGACTGCCATTCGAGGAAAAGCTGATTCCGTTCGGCGACCCGGCGGCATGGAACGCCTTCCGAGCCGAGGGCGGCAGCGGCAAGGTGCCAGCGCTGCAGGATGGAAGCCTGCATGTCTGGGATTCCCTTGCCATTATTGACCATCTGGCCGAGAGCCATCCGGAAGTCTGGCCCGCCGATCCAGCGGCCCGGGCCTGGGCCCGAAGTGTCTGTGCCGAGATGCACTCCGGCTTTCCGGCCCTGCGGGAGCTTTGCTCCATGAACATCGGGGTCAAGGTCCGCCTGAACACCCTGCCCCCTGAACTGGCCCGGGATATCGAACGCATTGCCGCCATCTGGCTGGAAGGCCTGAGCCGGTTTGGCGGACCGTTTCTGGCCGGAGACCGATTCACCGCCGCGGACGCCTTCTTCGCGCCGGTGGTGTTCCGCTTTGAAACCTATGGCCTGGACCGCAGCCCAGCCATGGCCGAGTACATCCAGCACATGCTGGCGCAACCGGGCATGCAGGCCTGGGCCCAGCAGGCACTGGCGGAACCCTGGATTGAACCCAGGCACGAAGCGGACTGCGAACTGGCGGGCACGATTGTGGAAGACCTGCGCAGTCAGGTCACAGCGTAAGGCCCGACTGGCCGCTTCAGGCTGGGTTATTCGTACACATCGTGCAGTGACAGGGCCTTGAAATCCGGGGTCACTCCCAAGCCTGGCCGGTCACTCAGGGTCATCCGGCCAGCGGATGCCTCCGGCGCCCCTTCCGCCAGCTGCAAGGTATTGTAGTTGTGCAGGTCGGTGGTATTCAGCAAGGTTCGCGACGGCGTACTGGCGGCCAGATGGGCGTAGGCGGCGGTGGCAATACCGCTGCCCCAGGCGTCCTCTATGGTCAGGGCAATACCAGCGTCGACACAGACGTCGCGAATAATGCGCGACGGGGTCAGGCCACCAAACTTGCTGACTTTCAGCGCCATGGCATCCATGGCGTCGTCCCGAATGGCGCGCCGTACGTCGGCCAGGGAATTGAGACTCTCATCCAGTTTGAGTGGATGCCGGGCTCGGCGCCGGATCGACACGCATTCTTCGTAACTGCGGCAGGGTTGTTCCAGGTACAGGTCCAGTCCCTCCACTGCCCGGGAAAACCGCAGGGCCTGATCCCGTCGCCAGCCGCCATTTATATCGCCAACCCAGATTTCGTCCGGCTGTTTCTTCCGGCCCAGGGTCAGCATCAGCTCAATGTCCTCCTCAACACTGTGACCCAGCTTGATCTGGATATGGCGGAACCCCTCGGCACGATAACGGCTGAGCGTCTCCTCCATTTCCGCGGGTTCCGCCAGCGGTACAATCCGGTGCAGTGGCATGGAAGGAGTCAGGAGCCCACCGAGCAAAGCGTAAACCGGCATGTCGGCTGCCTTGCCCAGCAAATCCCAACAGGCAATATCGATGGCAGCCTTGGCCACGGCCTGACCATTGAGCGCCTGCTCCATACGTTCATGGATACGAGTGATGTGGCAGGGGTCTTCACCCAGAATAGCGGAGGCAAGCACCGACAGGCACGAGGGCAGGCCCTCGGCGAAGGCCGGCATATAGTTCGGGCCACAAGGGCAGACTTCGCCGTAGCCCATCAAACCAGTGTCGGTGGTCAGCACGACCACGGTACTCAGAAAAGCCTGATGGGACCGGCCCCCGGCAAATGCGTAAGCCTTACCGGCATAGGGCAGATCGGCGGTGTATACCGCGATGCTCTCGATACGCAT from Marinobacter sp. LA51 carries:
- a CDS encoding glutathione S-transferase family protein, whose translation is MTTLYIANKNYSSWSLRAWLLMTELGLPFEEKLIPFGDPAAWNAFRAEGGSGKVPALQDGSLHVWDSLAIIDHLAESHPEVWPADPAARAWARSVCAEMHSGFPALRELCSMNIGVKVRLNTLPPELARDIERIAAIWLEGLSRFGGPFLAGDRFTAADAFFAPVVFRFETYGLDRSPAMAEYIQHMLAQPGMQAWAQQALAEPWIEPRHEADCELAGTIVEDLRSQVTA
- a CDS encoding mandelate racemase/muconate lactonizing enzyme family protein; the protein is MRIESIAVYTADLPYAGKAYAFAGGRSHQAFLSTVVVLTTDTGLMGYGEVCPCGPNYMPAFAEGLPSCLSVLASAILGEDPCHITRIHERMEQALNGQAVAKAAIDIACWDLLGKAADMPVYALLGGLLTPSMPLHRIVPLAEPAEMEETLSRYRAEGFRHIQIKLGHSVEEDIELMLTLGRKKQPDEIWVGDINGGWRRDQALRFSRAVEGLDLYLEQPCRSYEECVSIRRRARHPLKLDESLNSLADVRRAIRDDAMDAMALKVSKFGGLTPSRIIRDVCVDAGIALTIEDAWGSGIATAAYAHLAASTPSRTLLNTTDLHNYNTLQLAEGAPEASAGRMTLSDRPGLGVTPDFKALSLHDVYE